In the genome of Ignisphaera cupida, one region contains:
- a CDS encoding 5-formyltetrahydrofolate cyclo-ligase translates to MGKSFREELRNRVWRLMEEKNIAKFPRPVFGRIPNFVGAEEAAQKLVQSDLFRKAKVVKVNPDAPQKPVREAVLKSNKILVMPTPRISKGFLLLDPRKISPNLYSYAATIQGAFKYGLPIEPDEIPEIDLVVAGSVVVSIYGERLGKGEGYSELEYSILKEFNKISDNTPITTTVHDIQVIDEHIHLEPWDFTVDYIYTPTRVIKCIGERKRPIGILWQYLTKEKIESIPILRKMHQRKHINNS, encoded by the coding sequence GTGGGTAAATCGTTTAGAGAAGAGCTTAGAAACAGAGTATGGAGACTTATGGAGGAAAAGAACATTGCTAAATTTCCAAGACCTGTTTTTGGTAGAATACCAAATTTTGTTGGTGCTGAAGAAGCTGCTCAAAAACTTGTTCAATCAGATTTGTTTAGAAAAGCCAAGGTTGTTAAGGTTAATCCGGATGCTCCACAAAAACCAGTTAGAGAAGCTGTTTTGAAAAGCAACAAGATTTTGGTTATGCCAACACCTAGAATCTCAAAAGGCTTTCTATTGCTAGACCCAAGAAAAATTAGCCCAAACCTCTATAGCTATGCAGCAACAATTCAAGGCGCTTTCAAATATGGTTTGCCTATAGAACCAGATGAGATTCCCGAAATAGATCTTGTTGTTGCTGGCTCTGTTGTTGTTAGTATCTATGGTGAGAGACTCGGCAAGGGAGAGGGATACTCAGAGCTAGAATACTCAATTCTAAAAGAATTCAACAAAATCTCTGACAACACCCCAATAACAACAACTGTACACGACATACAAGTTATAGATGAGCATATACATCTTGAACCATGGGACTTCACAGTTGACTATATCTACACACCAACCAGAGTCATTAAATGTATTGGAGAAAGAAAAAGACCTATTGGAATCTTATGGCAATACTTAACAAAGGAGAAAATAGAGTCAATACCAATACTAAGAAAAATGCATCAAAGAAAGCATATAAATAATTCTTAA
- a CDS encoding nicotinamidase, whose product MAKIKILPIDALIIVDMQNDFMPGGTLPVPNALTIISAINKYIELFEKSNALIVATRDWHPPNHISFNTRGGPWPPHCIQNTWGAEFHKDLKLPRNTIVISKAFKEDKEAYSGFEDTELDNTLKSRNIKRLFIAGVATEYCVKATAEDGVKLGYQVFLLEDAIKGIDSPPGSEEKAIEDLMNKGVVAIKINDVIAK is encoded by the coding sequence TTGGCCAAGATTAAAATACTGCCAATTGATGCTCTAATAATTGTTGATATGCAAAACGATTTCATGCCAGGTGGTACTCTTCCAGTCCCCAACGCACTAACCATAATATCGGCTATAAACAAGTATATAGAGTTGTTTGAAAAATCAAATGCATTAATAGTTGCAACAAGAGATTGGCACCCACCAAACCACATATCATTCAATACTAGAGGTGGTCCATGGCCACCACACTGTATTCAAAACACGTGGGGTGCAGAGTTTCACAAAGATTTGAAACTTCCAAGAAACACAATTGTAATTTCAAAGGCATTTAAAGAAGATAAAGAGGCTTATAGTGGATTCGAGGATACGGAACTAGATAACACTCTGAAAAGCCGCAACATAAAAAGATTGTTCATTGCTGGTGTTGCAACAGAGTATTGTGTAAAAGCAACAGCAGAAGATGGTGTTAAACTTGGATATCAAGTGTTTTTACTCGAAGATGCTATAAAAGGTATAGATAGCCCTCCAGGCTCTGAAGAAAAGGCAATTGAAGATCTCATGAATAAAGGTGTAGTTGCAATAAAAATAAATGATGTTATAGCAAAGTAG
- a CDS encoding archease, with translation MERGFEFLSHTADVLIKVWGESLETVFEEAAKAMFEVITDTSRVEPKNVVEISVCGYDVENLLYRWLEEMLYHHDSKNLVFGEFHVKRIYSVSNEEKMLCLDGYVKGEEFQHEKHEPRTVVKAVTYNEMRIWRENGKWYATFVVDI, from the coding sequence GTGGAAAGAGGTTTTGAGTTTTTGAGTCATACTGCTGATGTGCTTATAAAGGTGTGGGGAGAGAGTTTGGAGACCGTTTTTGAGGAAGCTGCAAAGGCAATGTTTGAAGTAATTACGGATACGAGCAGAGTTGAGCCCAAGAATGTTGTTGAGATAAGTGTTTGTGGTTATGATGTTGAAAATCTTCTCTATAGATGGTTGGAGGAGATGCTTTATCACCATGACAGTAAGAATCTTGTTTTTGGGGAATTCCATGTGAAGAGAATATATAGTGTAAGCAACGAGGAGAAGATGCTGTGCCTAGATGGTTATGTAAAGGGTGAGGAGTTTCAGCATGAAAAACATGAGCCAAGAACTGTTGTAAAAGCTGTTACATATAACGAGATGAGAATTTGGAGAGAGAATGGGAAGTGGTATGCAACATTTGTAGTCGATATATGA
- a CDS encoding N-glycosylase/DNA lyase gives MLRVNSRRVDELAEMVKAIGFEKVIAFEDLDPQFRAVKKLVAECGLASYLLVFLNALISYRLSQTGEIYWSLFADYVATKCVSRSGMRSLVEIVEDFAKEYNRYLLNQKIKRIEKIIRCTQLENILILNDLETIRKITARCLKVDENSKTIVFAIKMIYYVNKAFEKQVQVPLTIPIPVDTRVAIITYLSGALDLPKGIAISSYNLLKFSKTIRSIWTMVGEKSSVPPLNLDALLWYFGKYHKASNMREIFDSAYRELQHFLKPEDVMLIVKNLFYRMIK, from the coding sequence TTGCTTAGAGTTAATAGCAGAAGAGTTGATGAATTAGCAGAAATGGTTAAAGCAATTGGCTTTGAGAAAGTTATTGCTTTTGAGGATTTAGATCCACAGTTTAGAGCTGTAAAGAAATTGGTTGCTGAATGTGGTTTGGCAAGTTATTTGCTTGTTTTTCTAAATGCTCTTATTAGCTACAGACTTTCTCAGACAGGAGAAATTTACTGGTCTTTATTTGCAGACTACGTTGCTACTAAGTGCGTATCTAGATCCGGAATGAGATCGCTAGTTGAAATTGTTGAAGACTTTGCAAAAGAGTATAATAGATATCTTCTCAATCAAAAAATTAAAAGAATTGAAAAAATTATTCGCTGTACTCAGCTAGAAAATATTCTTATTCTCAATGATTTAGAGACCATTAGAAAAATTACTGCAAGATGTTTAAAGGTTGATGAAAACTCTAAAACCATTGTTTTTGCTATTAAAATGATTTACTATGTTAACAAAGCCTTTGAGAAACAAGTTCAAGTTCCACTAACTATACCCATTCCAGTTGACACAAGGGTTGCAATAATAACGTATCTTTCTGGTGCCTTGGATTTGCCTAAGGGAATTGCTATAAGCAGCTATAATTTGCTAAAATTCAGCAAAACTATAAGAAGTATTTGGACAATGGTTGGCGAAAAATCCTCTGTTCCACCTCTAAATCTAGATGCTCTTCTGTGGTACTTTGGAAAATATCACAAAGCAAGCAATATGAGAGAAATATTCGATTCTGCATATAGAGAGCTTCAGCATTTTCTAAAGCCAGAGGATGTGATGCTCATAGTGAAAAACTTGTTTTATAGAATGATTAAATAA
- a CDS encoding thioesterase family protein has product MSYEDLVELIPTGITCIEDYKIGDEHIAKHVNVLATPMMILFMEVTASKCIEKYIPVGYTTVGFIINVKHVNPAPSGATIRIEVKLVSKEGRRLMFEVKAFWKNVLVGEGVHERYVVDVRRFLDKVRRLIG; this is encoded by the coding sequence ATGAGCTATGAGGACCTCGTAGAGTTAATACCTACTGGCATTACATGTATTGAAGATTATAAAATTGGTGATGAGCATATTGCAAAACATGTTAATGTTTTGGCTACGCCGATGATGATATTATTTATGGAGGTAACAGCTTCGAAATGTATTGAAAAATATATTCCAGTTGGTTACACAACTGTTGGCTTCATAATTAATGTTAAACATGTTAATCCAGCACCTTCAGGAGCTACTATAAGAATTGAGGTGAAGCTTGTTTCAAAAGAGGGTAGAAGGCTAATGTTTGAGGTTAAGGCTTTTTGGAAAAATGTCTTAGTTGGTGAGGGTGTTCATGAGAGGTATGTTGTTGATGTTAGAAGATTTTTGGATAAGGTTAGAAGGTTAATAGGCTAA
- a CDS encoding phosphate signaling complex PhoU family protein, translating to MKKIYRLQGIGGSVYVALPKEWLRRFNLDKGSVVEVSIDVDGALKILPIAKSEKVLESSEARYGNEIEIFVDKPAEVYTSLLTAYLRGFDTITLRFSGGAIEREVKGVIESTKDLLLGLETVDIGSNYIVLKVLASEDADIDSLIRNMHKMIRFMYLDAFNSLESGDIELAKAVVLRDRDVNRLYFYITRTIRKRILTQVLEPKVLLKLVDSRMLIKFIEEIGDEAKNAALASIELSPKREKLSKESIDKVKEAVNNIDEIYRDVVMKAHEKSIEIAELRQYMKTCLITRDSLKHLRVKLIESLDLYWFTEFIKSFENIAMNVYDILSLIPFELVSAMIYE from the coding sequence TTGAAGAAAATATATAGATTGCAAGGTATAGGAGGCTCTGTATATGTGGCTTTGCCTAAGGAGTGGCTTAGAAGATTTAATCTCGACAAGGGATCTGTTGTAGAGGTTTCTATAGATGTTGACGGAGCTTTAAAGATTTTGCCTATTGCAAAAAGCGAGAAGGTGTTGGAGTCTTCAGAAGCTAGGTATGGAAACGAAATTGAAATTTTTGTTGATAAGCCTGCAGAGGTTTACACATCTCTTTTGACAGCTTATCTTAGAGGTTTTGACACAATAACGCTGAGGTTTTCTGGTGGAGCAATTGAGAGAGAGGTTAAGGGTGTTATAGAGTCTACAAAAGATCTTTTGCTAGGACTGGAAACAGTTGATATTGGAAGCAACTATATTGTTTTGAAGGTTCTAGCATCTGAAGATGCTGATATAGATTCACTTATAAGAAACATGCACAAAATGATTAGATTTATGTACCTCGATGCTTTCAACTCTCTAGAGTCTGGAGACATAGAGTTGGCTAAGGCAGTTGTGCTTAGAGATAGAGATGTCAACAGATTATATTTCTACATAACAAGAACAATAAGAAAAAGGATATTGACGCAGGTACTTGAGCCAAAAGTTCTTCTAAAGCTTGTTGACTCAAGAATGCTCATAAAATTCATTGAGGAAATTGGTGATGAAGCTAAAAACGCTGCATTGGCATCAATAGAGCTTAGCCCCAAGAGGGAAAAGCTTAGCAAAGAAAGTATTGACAAAGTCAAAGAAGCTGTAAATAACATCGATGAAATCTACAGAGATGTTGTTATGAAGGCTCATGAAAAATCAATTGAAATAGCAGAGCTTAGACAATACATGAAAACATGTTTAATAACTAGAGATAGCCTAAAGCATTTAAGAGTAAAACTAATTGAGAGCTTAGATCTTTATTGGTTCACTGAATTCATAAAATCCTTTGAGAACATAGCAATGAATGTTTATGATATACTAAGCTTAATACCATTTGAACTTGTTTCAGCAATGATATATGAATAG
- a CDS encoding energy-coupling factor ABC transporter ATP-binding protein yields MNNVVEVKNLWLRYKDGNWILKGLSFEASDNETLLIVGRSSSGKSSFAKALIGIAQSIFGAEVSGEISLCSKRLDEMSLREVQMCVQIVNQDPYTHFLEPIPIDDLISYAEKFYGEEAPSYVNKIIRLLKIESIVEKPITVLSNGQMRRISIAKTLIPNPKVLILDEPFMWLDDSDGMELVENVIDMLRKMGKTVIIFEHRFKRLVNKVDKFYVLKNGVLEKLDTNILKNKMDGINNQGNANLVNHKLDDLANQISQCDVVLEMNNVWYKYDNSRWILKNVNMRICRGDTIVIYGVNGSGKSTLLRILAGVLKPVKGYVKRYADVSYVPQLPYLFFTEDSVNEETEAICKAKKLGVKCIEKCKEVLKRFGYGYDDFEKLPLNLSWGQATRLSTLLAYFTSKKGVVLFDEPFTGSTYIEAYQLIQTLSTLSDVAKIITLSSKDYIPLFPYAKTYVLEEGVLKPFLYTDNSINQLIELATKIYS; encoded by the coding sequence ATGAATAATGTTGTTGAAGTTAAAAATCTTTGGCTTAGATACAAAGATGGTAACTGGATACTTAAAGGACTTAGCTTTGAAGCTTCTGATAATGAGACTCTTCTCATAGTTGGTAGAAGTAGTAGTGGCAAATCGTCTTTTGCAAAAGCATTGATAGGCATAGCTCAAAGCATTTTTGGCGCTGAGGTAAGTGGCGAAATCTCGTTGTGTTCTAAGAGATTGGATGAGATGAGCTTAAGAGAGGTTCAGATGTGTGTACAAATTGTTAATCAGGATCCATACACACATTTTTTAGAGCCTATACCAATAGATGATTTGATTAGCTATGCTGAGAAGTTTTATGGGGAGGAGGCACCAAGTTATGTCAACAAGATTATTAGGTTATTGAAGATTGAAAGTATTGTTGAAAAGCCTATTACAGTTCTTTCGAATGGTCAAATGAGAAGAATTTCCATTGCCAAGACCCTTATTCCAAATCCAAAAGTTTTGATTTTAGATGAGCCCTTCATGTGGTTGGATGATAGTGATGGCATGGAGCTTGTTGAGAATGTGATTGACATGCTTAGAAAAATGGGGAAAACAGTTATAATCTTTGAACATAGATTTAAACGCTTGGTTAATAAAGTTGACAAGTTTTATGTGCTTAAAAACGGTGTTTTAGAGAAGCTAGATACTAACATTCTTAAAAACAAAATGGATGGCATAAACAATCAAGGTAATGCAAATTTGGTTAATCATAAACTTGATGATTTAGCTAATCAGATTAGTCAATGCGATGTTGTTTTAGAGATGAACAATGTTTGGTATAAATATGATAATTCTAGGTGGATTTTGAAAAACGTTAATATGAGGATTTGTAGAGGTGATACAATAGTTATTTATGGTGTTAATGGTTCTGGAAAATCAACCTTGCTAAGAATTTTAGCAGGTGTTCTAAAACCTGTGAAAGGCTATGTAAAGAGATATGCAGATGTTTCTTATGTTCCTCAACTACCTTATTTGTTCTTTACCGAGGACAGTGTAAATGAGGAAACAGAGGCTATATGCAAGGCTAAGAAGCTTGGAGTGAAATGTATCGAGAAATGTAAAGAAGTTCTGAAGAGGTTTGGTTATGGTTATGACGATTTTGAGAAACTTCCTTTGAATTTATCCTGGGGACAAGCTACAAGACTTTCAACTCTCTTAGCATACTTTACGTCAAAGAAAGGCGTTGTGCTTTTTGATGAACCATTTACAGGGTCTACATATATAGAGGCTTATCAGCTTATACAAACACTTTCTACATTATCAGATGTAGCAAAGATTATTACCCTAAGCTCCAAGGACTATATACCCCTCTTTCCATATGCAAAAACATATGTACTTGAAGAAGGTGTTTTAAAGCCTTTTCTCTATACAGACAACAGCATTAATCAATTAATTGAACTAGCTACAAAAATATATAGCTAG
- a CDS encoding NAD(P)-dependent malic enzyme has protein sequence MGFDWFTKSLELHRFYKGKIEIVPKVPIRSLDDFAIWYTPGVAEVCKRIHIDKNESFELTWRWNTALVVSDGSRVLGLGDIGAEASLPVLEGKALLFKYLGGVDAIPLAVNVKDPENFIFIVKALESSFGAVNLEDIESPKCFYILEKLQQILNIPVWHDDQQGTALVTIAALINSLKIVDKRINQVRIVLFGAGAANLCTYKYLKILGAKPNNIIVVDSKGVLHKNRGDLEKMKTENPWKYQVVLETNGDDVQEIEKAFNGADVVIAASRPGPGVIKKEWVKLMNKDAIVFAEANPIPEIWPWEAKEAGAKIVATGRSDFPNQINNSLGFPAVFRGVLTVRARKMSDEMFIAAAYAIAKYTEETGIHEERIIGSMQETELYVKEAIAVAEKAIELGYARRKMSRNELENEIRETIEKTKKYMRIALESKLVTI, from the coding sequence ATGGGTTTTGACTGGTTTACCAAGTCTCTTGAGCTTCACAGATTTTACAAGGGAAAGATTGAAATTGTTCCAAAGGTTCCCATAAGATCTTTAGATGATTTTGCCATTTGGTATACACCAGGTGTTGCAGAAGTGTGCAAAAGGATTCATATTGATAAGAACGAGTCTTTTGAGCTTACATGGCGCTGGAACACAGCACTTGTTGTAAGTGATGGTTCTAGGGTTCTGGGTCTTGGTGATATTGGTGCCGAGGCTAGTCTACCTGTGCTTGAGGGCAAGGCGCTTTTGTTTAAGTATCTTGGTGGTGTTGATGCAATTCCACTTGCTGTTAATGTTAAAGATCCTGAAAATTTCATATTTATTGTGAAGGCTCTTGAGTCTAGTTTTGGAGCTGTTAATCTTGAGGATATAGAATCTCCAAAGTGTTTCTATATTCTTGAGAAACTTCAGCAAATTCTAAACATTCCAGTATGGCATGATGATCAACAAGGAACTGCCCTGGTAACTATAGCGGCTTTGATCAACTCTCTTAAGATTGTTGATAAGAGGATTAACCAAGTGAGAATTGTTTTGTTTGGTGCTGGAGCAGCTAATTTGTGTACATACAAATACTTGAAAATTCTTGGTGCAAAACCAAATAATATTATTGTTGTGGATAGCAAGGGTGTTCTTCACAAAAATAGAGGAGATTTAGAGAAGATGAAAACTGAAAATCCATGGAAATACCAAGTTGTTTTAGAAACAAATGGTGATGATGTTCAAGAAATTGAGAAAGCTTTTAATGGAGCAGATGTTGTTATTGCTGCTTCTAGACCTGGTCCCGGGGTTATTAAAAAGGAGTGGGTTAAATTGATGAATAAAGACGCAATTGTTTTTGCTGAAGCAAATCCAATTCCAGAGATTTGGCCTTGGGAAGCTAAGGAGGCTGGTGCAAAAATAGTTGCTACAGGTAGAAGTGATTTTCCAAATCAAATAAACAATAGCCTTGGATTTCCAGCAGTTTTCAGAGGTGTTTTAACTGTTAGAGCTAGGAAAATGAGTGATGAAATGTTTATTGCAGCAGCATATGCAATAGCAAAATACACAGAGGAAACTGGAATTCACGAAGAGAGAATCATAGGATCTATGCAAGAAACAGAACTATATGTTAAAGAAGCTATAGCAGTAGCAGAAAAAGCAATAGAACTTGGATACGCTAGAAGAAAAATGTCAAGAAACGAACTTGAAAACGAAATTAGAGAAACTATTGAAAAAACCAAAAAATACATGAGAATAGCCTTAGAATCAAAATTAGTTACGATATAA
- a CDS encoding dolichol kinase yields MTSLKVFVFDFAIAIPLFIYVLLVVSIFTRRLYSYLIGKGFRKNVVVYYNRKIIHISTGGFIALLVPILFKEPFTPFVFAIILAFITLYPHIKGKELEWFQTKDNVYEVNFCIAWGASILVLWLFLNNPWKSIIPALFISFGDAATGIVRNAVFGRRTKHWIGNLAMAAVTIPMGYFLAGFAGVVAAILATFVERFEFGYIDDNALIAITSTITLIALK; encoded by the coding sequence GTGACTAGTTTAAAGGTTTTTGTATTTGATTTTGCCATAGCTATTCCTCTTTTCATATATGTCTTACTTGTTGTCTCAATCTTTACTAGAAGATTGTATAGTTATCTTATTGGAAAAGGATTTAGAAAAAATGTTGTTGTATATTATAATAGAAAGATTATACACATCTCCACAGGTGGTTTTATAGCGTTGCTGGTGCCAATTCTTTTCAAAGAGCCTTTTACACCATTCGTTTTCGCAATTATATTAGCATTCATAACATTGTATCCTCACATTAAGGGTAAAGAGCTTGAATGGTTTCAAACAAAGGACAATGTCTACGAGGTTAACTTTTGCATTGCATGGGGGGCGTCGATACTGGTTTTGTGGCTTTTTCTAAACAATCCATGGAAATCAATAATACCAGCACTATTCATATCATTTGGAGATGCTGCTACAGGTATTGTTAGAAATGCTGTTTTTGGAAGAAGAACAAAACACTGGATTGGAAACTTAGCCATGGCTGCTGTGACAATACCCATGGGCTATTTTCTAGCTGGATTTGCTGGAGTTGTTGCAGCAATTCTAGCTACTTTTGTGGAAAGATTTGAATTTGGATACATAGATGACAATGCATTGATAGCGATAACCTCGACAATAACTCTAATAGCTTTAAAATAG
- a CDS encoding family 1 encapsulin nanocompartment shell protein, whose amino-acid sequence MLSKHPLDLPVGRKFSKDEVAEALRLAIIAELDAINLYLQLARSIDDEKIRKVFEDIAKEEKTHVGEFLAVLKTLDPQQVEELKRGAEEVKSLTGIEVADPPAGKGDDIWKRVSEAIVKAVDSVRVFRKYLPLTVVGRGVEGVPLEVVGTGSRVVLPLEDISVEFKVSQRSVEYGEATNLPIELGDGYRASIEFASLEDKFILEKLLKLANPVKMDMSSWDEPGQALSDVAKAVAKMIESGVREPFVLFVNPVRYTKLLAVHEKTGVMELTRIKGIVKDVVATPILPEDTALIVSANPHVIDIVVGVDTRVDYLGPENDYHKLRVWETIAVRPRIEKGIAILKQIK is encoded by the coding sequence ATGCTCTCTAAGCATCCACTTGATTTACCTGTTGGCAGAAAGTTTTCTAAAGATGAAGTTGCTGAAGCTCTTAGACTTGCTATAATAGCTGAGCTTGACGCAATTAACCTATATCTCCAGCTTGCTAGATCAATAGATGATGAGAAAATTAGAAAGGTTTTTGAGGATATTGCTAAAGAGGAGAAGACACATGTTGGGGAGTTTCTAGCTGTTTTAAAGACTTTGGATCCTCAGCAAGTTGAGGAGCTGAAAAGAGGAGCTGAGGAAGTTAAGAGCTTAACAGGAATTGAAGTTGCAGATCCGCCAGCTGGTAAAGGCGATGATATTTGGAAAAGAGTTTCAGAAGCTATTGTGAAAGCTGTTGATTCTGTTAGAGTCTTTAGGAAGTATTTACCTTTAACAGTTGTTGGTAGAGGTGTTGAGGGGGTTCCTCTAGAGGTTGTGGGAACAGGTTCCAGAGTTGTTCTACCTCTTGAAGACATTTCCGTAGAGTTTAAGGTTTCTCAAAGATCTGTTGAATATGGGGAAGCAACTAATTTGCCTATAGAGCTTGGAGATGGCTATAGAGCCTCCATAGAGTTTGCATCACTAGAAGATAAATTCATATTGGAAAAGCTGTTGAAACTTGCAAACCCAGTTAAGATGGATATGAGTAGTTGGGATGAGCCTGGCCAAGCACTATCAGATGTTGCAAAAGCTGTAGCAAAAATGATTGAAAGTGGTGTTAGAGAACCATTTGTGCTATTTGTTAATCCCGTTAGATATACAAAGCTTTTGGCAGTTCATGAGAAAACTGGTGTAATGGAGCTAACAAGAATTAAGGGCATAGTTAAAGATGTTGTTGCAACACCGATTTTGCCAGAGGATACAGCGTTAATAGTTTCTGCAAATCCGCATGTTATAGACATTGTTGTTGGTGTTGATACAAGAGTTGATTACTTAGGTCCTGAAAATGATTATCACAAGCTAAGAGTATGGGAAACAATAGCAGTGAGACCAAGAATAGAAAAGGGAATTGCAATACTAAAGCAAATAAAGTAA
- the nrdD gene encoding anaerobic ribonucleoside-triphosphate reductase produces the protein MARQSLIEEYLSGLEWATKDNANVPISISGLMAHVLGSAIYEEAQKLLPKSALILHEEGWIYIYKLRDGSVARPYCGGLDSKLIVEKGLRTPTVVSRPPKHLDSAVDQLVNAVYIFSQERTGAVGLYGVDVVLSPYVKRDGLGYSAIKQNVQRFVYNLNYPLKSGQSPFSNIVFALSNKFYRAQPISIGSSKFKLSTETFENYFDEAKQVLKAFAEVFAEGDAIHQPFTFPIPTTIMNKDMEKILESDSELWSLYWSMVAKTGQMYFLNGFNNRAEDLFSFCCRLISDMSRVREILHQAKGVWDMPPSVGSVNVVVINLPRLAMIARTSDDKTMLDKLDQLLEISRATLMWFRARYQKLFAEGMYPMTREYIDAVNPFKFYYNTIGVIGMAEYVSIMFGDPFFWFNAQPSDIPKIVKLYSNILNYINSRLREFEEEDNVLYNIEEVPGETLGVKLAWKDIEYAKKLSTSEDLTTYIPVGEINGRKAPFYTNQLTPPYTTLHLRWQLEIESKCQKLFTGGVIKHVFVDKELPVDVVAKFVTTTLRDTDIVYMSITPTLVVCSSCGYRAIGRLSKCPKCGAPTDLWSRIVGYYRPVKSWNSGRVAEFNVRKDMSDDIIEMI, from the coding sequence GTGGCTAGGCAATCGCTTATTGAGGAGTATTTAAGTGGGTTAGAGTGGGCTACTAAGGATAATGCTAATGTGCCTATATCCATATCTGGTTTAATGGCTCATGTACTTGGCTCTGCAATATATGAAGAGGCTCAAAAGCTTCTTCCAAAATCTGCTTTAATTCTTCATGAAGAAGGCTGGATATACATATATAAGCTGAGAGATGGTTCTGTGGCGAGACCTTATTGTGGTGGTCTCGACTCTAAGCTTATTGTTGAGAAGGGTCTTAGAACACCAACTGTTGTTTCAAGACCTCCGAAACATTTGGATTCGGCTGTTGATCAGCTTGTTAATGCTGTTTATATATTTAGTCAGGAGAGAACTGGTGCTGTTGGTCTTTATGGAGTTGATGTTGTTTTGTCTCCATATGTTAAAAGGGATGGTCTTGGCTATAGCGCTATAAAGCAAAATGTTCAGAGATTTGTATATAACTTGAACTATCCTTTGAAAAGTGGTCAAAGCCCATTTTCAAACATTGTTTTTGCGCTTAGCAACAAGTTTTACAGAGCACAGCCAATATCCATAGGTAGTAGCAAATTCAAGCTTTCTACAGAAACATTCGAGAACTATTTCGATGAAGCAAAACAGGTTTTGAAAGCTTTTGCAGAGGTTTTTGCTGAAGGCGATGCTATTCACCAGCCATTTACATTTCCAATACCAACAACAATTATGAATAAAGACATGGAGAAGATTTTGGAGAGTGATTCAGAGCTTTGGAGTTTGTACTGGTCAATGGTTGCTAAAACAGGTCAAATGTACTTCCTCAATGGTTTTAACAACAGAGCTGAGGACTTGTTTAGTTTTTGCTGTAGGCTTATAAGCGACATGAGCAGGGTTAGGGAGATTCTTCACCAAGCAAAAGGTGTATGGGATATGCCACCATCTGTAGGTTCTGTAAATGTTGTTGTTATAAATCTTCCAAGGCTAGCAATGATTGCTAGAACATCCGATGATAAAACAATGCTTGATAAACTTGATCAGCTTTTGGAGATCTCTAGAGCAACATTGATGTGGTTTAGAGCAAGATATCAAAAGCTTTTCGCAGAAGGCATGTATCCAATGACTAGAGAGTATATAGATGCTGTTAACCCATTCAAATTCTATTACAACACAATAGGTGTTATAGGCATGGCTGAATATGTATCGATAATGTTTGGAGACCCATTCTTCTGGTTCAATGCACAGCCAAGTGACATACCAAAAATTGTAAAGCTTTATAGTAATATTCTCAACTATATAAATAGTAGGCTTAGAGAATTTGAGGAAGAAGACAATGTTTTGTATAACATTGAGGAAGTTCCTGGGGAAACGCTTGGTGTTAAGCTTGCGTGGAAAGATATAGAGTATGCGAAAAAGCTTAGCACATCCGAGGATCTAACAACATATATTCCTGTTGGGGAAATCAATGGCAGAAAAGCACCATTTTACACAAATCAGTTAACACCACCATATACAACGCTTCATCTTAGATGGCAACTAGAGATAGAATCTAAGTGTCAAAAGCTATTCACAGGTGGTGTAATAAAGCATGTATTTGTTGATAAAGAACTTCCAGTAGATGTTGTAGCAAAGTTTGTAACAACAACACTTAGAGATACAGACATTGTCTACATGTCAATTACGCCAACACTTGTTGTTTGTTCATCATGCGGCTATAGAGCAATTGGTAGATTATCTAAATGCCCCAAATGTGGAGCACCAACAGATTTGTGGAGTAGAATAGTTGGTTATTACAGACCTGTAAAGTCATGGAATAGTGGCAGAGTTGCTGAATTCAATGTTAGAAAGGATATGTCAGATGATATTATTGAAATGATTTAA